Proteins found in one Marinobacter gudaonensis genomic segment:
- the rpsG gene encoding 30S ribosomal protein S7, translating to MPRRRVAAKREIIPDPKFGSARLAKFINHVMESGKKSVAERIVYGALDIVAEKSKEEPIDMFEKALENIQPMVEVKSRRVGGATYQVPVEVRPSRQNALAMRWLVEYSRKRGEKSMAQRLAGEILDAADSKGAAVKKREDVHRMAEANKAFSHFRF from the coding sequence ATGCCTAGAAGAAGAGTTGCAGCAAAACGGGAAATTATCCCGGATCCGAAATTCGGCAGTGCACGTCTTGCCAAGTTCATCAACCACGTGATGGAAAGCGGCAAGAAATCCGTAGCTGAGCGCATTGTTTACGGCGCTCTGGACATTGTTGCCGAGAAATCCAAGGAAGAGCCGATCGACATGTTCGAGAAGGCCCTGGAAAACATCCAGCCGATGGTCGAGGTTAAATCCCGTCGTGTGGGTGGTGCTACTTACCAGGTGCCTGTCGAGGTACGGCCTTCCCGTCAGAACGCGCTGGCCATGCGCTGGCTCGTCGAATATTCACGGAAGCGCGGTGAGAAGTCCATGGCGCAGCGTCTTGCTGGTGAGATCCTGGACGCCGCTGACAGCAAGGGTGCCGCTGTTAAGAAGCGCGAAGACGTACACCGCATGGCAGAAGCCAACAAGGCGTTCTCTCACTTCCGTTTCTAA